GCCGGCCTTCGCTGCGATGCAAACACGCCGCAAAACCACGCCACCCTGTCCGCCGCAAAGAGTCTTTACGAATCGAAGCGCCAGCACTATACACACAGTATAAAGCAGAAGGAGGTCACACATGGAAACCGGCACCGTCTTTATCAACAACCGAACCCAAGCCGTCCGACTCCCGGCCAGCACGCGCTTTCCGGACTCCGTCAAACGGGTCCAGGTCCGAATCGTGGGCAAGGACCGCGTCCTGACCCCCGTGGAATCGGCGTGGGACAGTTTTTTCCTGAATGGAATCGAGGCGACCGAGGACTTTTTGACCGAACGCGCCGACCAGGCCCAAAAAGAACGCGAACAGCTCTAGAAACGGCC
This sequence is a window from Deltaproteobacteria bacterium. Protein-coding genes within it:
- a CDS encoding AbrB/MazE/SpoVT family DNA-binding domain-containing protein, which produces METGTVFINNRTQAVRLPASTRFPDSVKRVQVRIVGKDRVLTPVESAWDSFFLNGIEATEDFLTERADQAQKEREQL